AGGGCGGCCAGGGGCACCACCACCCCCCGCCGGCGGACCAGGGCGGCGAGCCCTCCGGGGGAGAGGAGGCGGTGGACGAGGAGGAGGAAGAGGGCCTCCAGAAACCAGGCGTAGGCCCCCAGGCCCAGGGTGTACCGCCTTAAGGGGAGGCGGCGGGGGGAGACCCCCTGGGCCAGGGCCTCGGCGTTCACCGCCTGGACGCTGGCGTAGAAGAGGAAGGCGGTCAGGGCGAAGAGGAGGAGGCCCGAGACGGAAAGGAAGAGGAGGAGGGGCCTGGGGTTCTTGAGGAAGGCGGCCAGGAAGACCAAAAGGACCCAGGCCAAGAAGGCGTAGCCCAGGACCAGCCAGTCCGCCCGGTAGGCCTCGGGGAGGCTTCCCGGGGGGACCAGGCTCCCGAAGGGGTTCAGCAGGGCCCCCTCACCCCCGAACTGCCGGTTGGGCACGGCCCAGGGGGCCAGGTACCCAAGGGCGAGGGTGAGGAGGGCCGAGGCGAGTAGGGCGTAGCGGTACGCGGCTAACACGCGCCCATTTTACGGGGTCCGGGTACCTCGTGGCCCTCAGTCTTCCCGGCCTTCCTGGCGCCGGCGGTAGCCCTCGATGTTCCTCTGGCGGGCCCGGGCGATGCCCAAAGCCTCGTCCGGCACCTCGTGGGTGATGACGCTCCCCGCCCCCACGAGGGCCCGCCGGCCCACCCGCACCGGGGCCACCAGGACCGCGTTGGAGCCCACAAAGGCCTCCTCGCCGATCTCGGTCCGGTGCTTGCGCTTCCCGTCGTAGTTGGCGGTGATCACCCCCGCGCCGATGTTGGCCCCGGCCCCCACCTCCGCGTCCCCCAGGTAGGCCAGGTGGCCCGCCTTCACCCCGGGGTGGAGGACGGAGTTCTTCACCTCCACGAAGTTCCCCACGTGCGCCCCCTCCTTCAGGACCGCCCCGGGCCGGAGGCGGGCGAAGGGGCCGGCGTCGGCCCCGGCCTCGAGCCGGGCCCCCTGGGCCACGGTGTGGGGAAGGACCCGGGCCCCCGGCTCCAAAACGGTGTCCTCCAAAACCGCGTAGGCCCCCACCTCGCACCCCTCCCCCACCCGGGTTTTGCCCTTCAGGACCACCCCGGGCCACAGGGTCACGTCCGGGGCCAGCTCCACCGTGGGCTCGAGGTAGACCGTCTCCGGCAGGATCATCCGCACCCCCTCCTCCATCCAGCGCCGCCTAAGGCGGCCCAGGAGGACCGCCTCCACCTCAGCGAGCTGGGCCCGGGTGTTTACCCCCAGGGCCTCCTGGGGGTCCTCCAACCGGATGGCCGCCACCTTCCGCCCCTCCTTCCGGTAGAGGGCGATGAGGTCGGGCAGGTAGTACTCCCCGCTTCGGTTTTCGTTCCGGACCTCCTTCAAAAGTCGGAAGACCTCCCGGTCAAAGGCGTAAGCCCCGGCGTTGACCTCCCGGATCCGCCGCACCTCCTCCGAGGCGTCCTTCTCCTCCACGCTCATTAGGACCTCCTCCCCTTGGCGGAGGATGCGGCCGTAGCCCGTGGGGTCGGGAAGCTCCATGGTGAGGAGGGCCATCCCCGCCCCGGCCTTAAGGGGCTCCAGGAGGCGGAGGAGGGTCTCGGGGCGGAGGAGGGGGGTGTCCCCCTGGGTGACCAGGATGGGACCGGGAAACCCCTCCAAAAGAGGACCGGCCACCGAAAGGGCGTGGGCGGTGCCCAGCTGGGCCTCCTGGTGGGCGACCTCCACCGGATAGCCCGAAAGGGCCCGCTCCACCTCCTCCCGGCCGTGGCCTAGGACCACCACCACCCGCTCGGGCCGGGTGGCCAAGGCGGCCTCCACCCCATAAAGGAGCATGGGCCGGCCCAAAAGGGGGTGCAAAACCTTGGGAAGGCGGGACTTCATGCGGGTGCCAAGCCCCGCGGCCAGGATGACCACCGCGTGCGCCATCTTCACCTCCTCTTGCCCTCTTTTGGCTTTTGCAAGCCCTCGGCCTGGGACCCCAGGCGGCGGAGCATGTACCAGGCCAGGAGGATCAGGGGGATGGAGAAGATCTGGGTGGCGGTGAAGAGCCCGATGCCCAGCTTCTCGTTCACGTAGACGGGAAGCCAGAGGGGGTTGAGCCGGAAGGGCTCCTCGAGCACCGAGCGAAGCAGGCTATACCAGAGGACGAACTGCCAGAAGGCGTAGCCCGGAAAAGGCCTCTTCCTGAGCCAATAGAGGGCCAGGAAGAAGAGGATCACCCCCACCAGGGCCCCGTAGACCTGGGTCAGGTGGACCGGCCCCCGCACCAGGGTCTCGCACCGGTAGATCTCGCTGATGTCCGAGATGCCGGGGCAGACCCCCGGGAAGCCCCGGGCCCACTCCGGCCAGGTGAAGCCAATGGGCAAGGTGGTGAGCCGCCCCACGGTGTCCGAGCCGTTCATCAGGTTGCCGATGCGGCCCGCCACGATCCCCAGGGCCACCCCCGGGGTGGCCGCGTCCAGGTAGGGGTGGAGGGGAAGGCCGTACCTCCGGTGGTAGTAGTAGAAGACCAAAGCCCCGAAGAGAACGGCCCCATGGAAGGAAAGCCCCCCCTGCCAGATGTACAGGGCCGAGATGGGGTCCTGTGCGAACTCCTTCCAGGAGGTGAGGACGTAAAGGAGGCGCGCCCCCACCACCCCCCAGACCACCGCCCAAAAGGCCACGGTCTCAAACCGCTCCGCGTCCAGCCCCCAGGCCCTAAGCCGCCTCTTGGCCATCTCAAAGGCCACGAAGATGGCCAGGGTGATGAGGAAGCCGTACCAGCGGATGGCCAAGGGGCCGATCTGGATCATTACGGGGTCCATCCGTCCTCCAAAAGGCGGGCAAGCTCCGCCAGGCTCCGTTCGTCAAACACGCCTTCCAAGACCACCCTCCCCTCCCACAGGAGGACGGGGACGCGGAAGGTATATAGCCTCCTGAGCTCCGGATCCCGGTCCACGTCCTCCCGGACATAGGGGATGCCTAGGCTCCACAAGGCCCGCTCGGCCTTCTCGCAAAGCCCGCACCCCTCCCTGGTGACCAGCGTGAACGCCATCCCCCCCAAGATACCTCACGGCATCAGAAGATGCTCCGCAGGACCAGAAGCCCCATGCCCAGGTGGAGGACCGCCTTGCCCAGGACCCCTCCGGCCATGCCCACCAGGGTGCCCCAGGCGGCCCGGAGCGCCTCCAGGGGCTTCCTGCCCGAGAGGTACTCAAAGAGGAAGGCCAGGAGGAAGGGGAGGACCAAGACCCCCACCACCCCCAGGAAGAGGCCCAGGAGGCCGCCCAGAAACGCCCCCCAAAGCCCGGCCCGCCCCGCCCCGTACCGCCGGGCCCCCCAGAGCTGGGCCAGGTTGTCCAAAAGGAGGGCCAGAAGGCCCAAGACCCCCAGGCCCAGCCAGACCCCTAAGGAGAGCTCCTTAAACCCCACGAGCAGCTCGTGCACAAAGGCCCCCAGCAGGACGATCAGGGTGGCGGGCACGAAGGGAAGGAAGGTGAGGAGGACCCCCGCGAGCCAGAGGGCCACGAAGAGCCAGTCAGCCAAGGCGTCCATAGGAGCCACTCTAGGGGGAGGCCGGATGAGAAGGGCAAGGGACATCTGTACGGGGGAGTTCCCCTAGCATAAGGGGTATGACGTTCTCGGTCCTGAAGGAAGAGGGAACCGGCCTCCTCCCGGAGCGCCGGGTGGCCCTCACCCCCTTGGGGGTGGGGGAGTTGGTCCGCGCCGGGGCGAGGGTCTACGTGGAAAAGGGCGCGGGGCTAGGGGCGGGCTTCTCCGACGAGGAGTACGAGGCGGCCGGGGCCCGGGTGGTCTACACCCGGGAGGAGGCCCTGGGCCGGGGAGAGGTCCTCCTGCGGGTGAGCCGGCCGAGCCTGGCCGAGGCGGAGGCCCTGCCCCCGGGCCGGATCCTGATGGGCTTCTTGCACCTGGCGGTGGCGGAGAGCCGGCTTCTGGAGGTCTTCAAGGAGAAGGACCTGCGGGCGGTGGGCTATGAGCTCATCGGGGAGGAGCGGCCCATCCTCAGGGCCATGAGCGAGATCGCGGGGCGGCTTTCCCCCCAGATCGCGGGGCGGCTTCTGGAAAGCCCCGAGGGGCCGGGCATCCTCCTCTCGGGCCTGGCGGGCATCCCCCCGGCGGAGGTGGTGATCCTGGGGGCGGGGGTGCTGGGCCGGGCAGCGGCCCGGAGCTTTTTGGGCCTGGGGGCCTCGGTCTACCTCCTGGACAAGGACCTGCGGGCCCTCGAGGCCGCCCACCGGGAGGCGCCGGGGGCGGTAACCGCCCTCCTCACCCAGGCCCGCCTCGAGCGCTACGTGGGCTTCGCCAACGTCCTGATCGGGGCGGTGGCGGTGCCCGGGGAGAGGACCCCGGTCCTCCTGAGCCGCGCCCTTTTGGAAAAGGCCCGGCCCGGGACGGTCCTCCTGGACTTCAGCATTGACCAAGGCGGGGTGGCGGAGACCAGCCGCCCCGGGGTGTACAAGGAAGCGGGGGTCCTGCACTTCGCCCTGCCCAACGTCCCCGCCCTGGTGGCCCGCACCGCCAGCCACGCCCTGACCATGACCCTCCTGCCCTATCTGCTCGAGCTCATTCACAAGCCCCTGGAGGAAATCCCCGCCCTGGCGCGGGGCCTGGGAGGTGAAGCGTGAACTACCGGAAGAAACTCACCCACCCGGAGGACGCGGCCCGGCTCATCCAGAGCGGCTTCCGGGTCTTCGTCTCGGGCAACGCCGCCACCCCCACCCCCATCCTGGAGGCCCTGGCAGCCCGGAGGGAGGAGCTTTGGAACGTGGAGCTGGTCCACCTGCTCCAGATGGGGCACGACCCCTTCGCGGGGCCCGAGATGGAGGGGCACTTCCGCAGGCGCTCCCTCTTCGTGGGCCCCGCCGACCGGGAGGCGGTGAACCAGGGCCGGGCGGACTACGTGCCCATCATGCTCCACCAGGTGCCCTGGCTCTTCAAGCGGGGGCTTCTGCCCCTGGACGCGGCCATCGTCCAGGTCTCCCCGCCGGACGAGCACGGGTTCTGCTCCTTAGGGGTGGAGGTGATCGCCAGCAAGGCGGCCATAGAGGCGGCCCGGATCGTGATCGCCATGGTCAACCCTCGGATGCCCCGCACCCTGGGGGACACCTTCGTCCACGTCTCCCGCTTCACCGCCATCGTGGAGATGGACTACCCCCTGCCCGAGCTCAAGCGGGAGGGGTTCGGGGAGGTGGAGCGGAGGATCGGGGAGCACGTGGCGGGCCTCATAGAGGACGGGGCCACCTTGCAGATGGGCATCGGGGCCATCCCGGACGCGGTCTTGGCCAGCCTCGAGGGCCGGCGCGACCTGGGCATCCACACCGAGATGATCTCCGACGGGGTGCTGGAGGCCCTGGAGAAGGGGCTGATCACCGGGAGCAAGAAGACCCTCCACCCTGGGAAGATCATCGGCACCTTCGCCCTGGGCTCGGAAAGGCTCTACCGGTTCATCCACGACAACCCCCTGTTTGAGCTCCACCCCACGGACTACGTGAACGACCCCTTCGTCATCGCCCAGAACCGGAAGATGGTGGCCATCAACTCGGCCATAGAGGTGGACCTGACGGGCCAGGTGGTGGCCGACTCCATCGGCACCCGCATCTACTCCGGCTTCGGGGGCCAGCTGGACTTCATCCGGGGCGCGGCCCGGAGCGAGGGGGGCCGGCCCATCATCGCCCTCCCCTCCACCGCCAAGGGGCAGAGCCGGATCGTCCCCTTGCTGAAGCCGGGAGCAGGGGTGGTGACCACCCGGGCGGACGTGCACTACGTGGTCACGGAGTACGGCGTGGCCGAGCTCTTCGGCCGCTCCTTGCGGGAGCGGGCCCTGGCCCTCATCGCCATCGCCCACCCCGACCACCGGGAGGCCCTGATGGAGGCCGCTTGGGAGCGGCGGCTCATCCCCAGAAGCTACCCCGGGGCGCTTGACAAACCCAAAGGCTAGGCCCTTATATGGGGGCGATGCCGAACCCTTCCCGGCCGCGCAAGGAAAAAGGGGTGGGCCCCGCCCGGACCCTGGTGGTGGTGGAGTCGCCGGCCAAGGCCAAAAGCCTCTCCAAGATGCTCGGGGACGGGTTTGAGGTGCGGGCCAGCAAGGGGCACGTGGCCGACCTCCCCGAACGCACCCTGGGGGTGGACGTGGAGCGCGACTTCGCCCCCACCTACGAGGTGAAGAAGGAGAAGAAGGAGGTGGTGGAGGAGCTGAAGAAGGCCGCCCGGGGGAAACGGGTCCTGATCGCCACCGACCCCGACCGGGAAGGGGAGGCCATCGGCTGGCACCTGGCCCGCCTCCTGGGATTGGACCCGCAGGAGCCCTTGCGGGTGGAGTTCCACGAGATCACGCCCAAGGTGGTCCGCCAGGCGGTCCAGGCCCCCCGGCCCATCAACCAGAACCTGGTGGACGCCCAGCAGGCGAGGCGGGTCCTGGACCGGCTTCTGGGGTACAACCTCTCCCCCCTCCTCTCCCTCGAGTTCCGCAAACGGGCCCTCTCCGCGGGCCGGGTGCAGAGCGTGGCCCTGAGGCTCGTGGTGGAGCGGGAGGAGGAGATCGAGGCCTTCCGCCCCGAGGTCTACCACCTGGTCCTGGGCCGGTTCCGGGTGGAGGGCCAGGATGTAGAGGTGGAGGCCCGCCTCCAGGAGGTCCGGGGCCAGCGGCTTTGGCTCGGGGAGGGGGAGAAGGAGGGAAAGCTCCACCTGAAGGAGGAGGCCCAGGTCCAGGCGCTCCTTTCCGAGCTGGCCCGGGCCTCCTACCGGGTTGGGAAGGTGGAGGTGAAGGAGCGGCGCAAGTCCCCCCCGCCCCCCTTCACCACCTCCACCCTCCAGCAGGCGGCCAGCAGCCGCCTGGGCTACACCGCCAGCCGCACCATGCGCATCGCCCAGCGCCTCTACGAGGGGGTGGACCTGCCGGAGGGGACGGTGGGCCTCATCACCTACATGCGCACGGACTCGGTCCGGGTCTCCCCCGAGGCGGTGGAGCGGGCGCGGGAGGTGATCGGCCAGGTCTTCGGGCGGGAGTTCCTCCCGGAGGCCCCCCGGGCCTACCGGAACAAGAAGGCCGGGGTGCAGGACGCCCACGAGGCCATCCGCCCCACCGACCCGGCCCGCACCCCGGAGGCGGTGCGGAAGTACCTCTCGGAGGAGGAGTACCGGCTTTACGACCTGATCTGGCGCCGCTTCCTGGCGAGCCAAATGAAGGACGCCCTCTACGAGACCACCTCCGCCCTCCTCCCCTCCTTGGACGGGGCCTTCGTCTTCCGGGCCTCGGGCTCGGTCCTGAAGTTCGAGGGCTACCTCCGGGCCTGGGGGCGGGGGGCAGAAGAGGCTTCCCCCGAGGAGGAACCCCCCCTTCCCCCCCTGCTCGAGGGAAGCCCGGCCCGGCTCCTCGAGGCCCGGGCGGAGAGGAAGACCACCGAGCCCCCCCCGCGCTACACCGACGCCACCCTGGTCAAAACCCTGGAAGAGCTGGGCATCGGGAGGCCCTCCACCTACGCCCCCACCCTGGAGACCCTGGAGAAGCGCGCCTACATCCGGCGGCAGGGCCGGACCCTCTTCCCCACCCCCCTGGGCCGGGAGGTGGTCGGGTACCTCCGCGCCCACTTCCCCCGGGTGGTGGCCTACGACTTCACCGCCCAGATGGAGGACCGGCTGGACGAGGTGGAGGAGGGCCGGGCGGTCTGGCCCCGGGTGGTCTGGGAGTTCTACGCCCCCTTCCTGGAGGAGCTTTCCCAGGTGCCCAAGAAGACCTGCCCCAGGTGCGGCAGGCCCCTGGAGCTCAAGGTGAGCCGGTACGGGCAGTTCCTGGGCTGCACCGGCTACCCCGAGTGCACCTACACCGAGCCTTTGGAGAAGCGGGAGAGCGAGCCCTTGGAGGAGGCCTGCCCCAAGTGCGGCAGGCCCCTGGTGCGCAAGACCGGGCGGTACGGCCGCTTCATCGCCTGCTCCGGCTACCCGGAGTGCGACTACACCCGGGACGAGGCCCCCTCCACCGGCATCCTTTGCCCCAAGTGCAAGAAGGGGGAGGTCCTGGAGAAGCGGAGCAAGCGGGGCAAGCCCTACTACCGCTGCAGCGAGAAGGGATGCGACTTCCTCTCCTTCTACCCCCTCCTGCCGGAGGCCTGCCCCAAGTGCGGCTGGAACCTGGTCCAGAAGGGCAAGGCCAAGGCTTGCTCCAATCCGGACTGCCCGGACTACGCGGGCCCTTCCCGGGAAAGGAAGCAGGGCCCCGAAAAGCCCCGGGACTGGAAGGACCTGCTGGCCTTCAAGGACCGGCTGGACTCTAAGGAGCGGGCGGTCCTGGAGAAGGTGGACTCCGGCTCCCCCCTGACGCAAGAGGAGGAGGCCCTCTTCAAGAAGGCCCTCTTCAAGCTCCGCATGGCCAAGGGCCGGGCCCAGAAGATGAAAGCGTGATACCACCCCAGCTTGGCTTGCGCCAAGCTGGGGGCCCCGGTAAAGCCTTTCCCAAGCCTCCCGACGGAACCGCGCATGCGAAGGAAACGGCAGAAAAGGGTATGATCCTAAGCCTGGTCCAGAAAGGAAGCTCGGGATGAAACTTCACTTGAAGCGGCTCGCCAAGGAGAAGGAGGTGCGCTTCCCCGGGGTGGAGCACCTCCGGGTCTACGAGGCCCGGGAGAGGGAGGAGCGGACGGGGGAGTTCGTCTACGTGGTGCTGGAGGGGGAGGTGGTCATTGACCTCCCGGACGGGCGGTACCTTCACCTGCGCCCCTTTGAGGCCGCTCACCTAACGGGGCCTCACCTCCTCCTTCCCGTGGAGCGGGCCCTCCTTCTGGAGATTCGGGCGTAGGCCCCACCAGGTAGACCGCCCCCCAGGGCCGGTAGGTGCTCCGCAGGGTTTCCTTCCGTTCCTTCCCGTCCCGGTAGCGGACCGTCCGCTTCCAGACCACCGTCATCCCCTCGGCGGCGAAGTCCACCTGCTTGACCGCGCCGGGGGGAAGGCTGGGGTCAAGGATGCGCCGCTCGGGCAGGGGGGGCTTGCGGTCCGTGATGGTGGGCCCCTCGAGGCGGACCTCCCGGTCCTTGGTCCCGAAGAGGTGGAAGCGGAGCTTCGTCCCCTGGACCGAGACCTGGATGTAGAGGTGGCCCGGGGTGTCGTTGGCAAAGCGGAAGTCCCGGTAGGGCTGGTAGACGCTCGCGTCCAGGCCCGGGGGGGTGTAGTAGCGGACCAGGTAGCTGTGGGGGTAGCGCTCCAGGATGGGCAGGCCCGCCAGGTAGACCGCCCGGAACAAGGTGGTGGAGACCTGGCAGAGCCCGCCCCCCACCCCCTGTTCCGTCCGGTCCCCCACGATGACGTAGGCCTCCTTGTACCCGGTCTTCTCGCTCACCTCCCCCACCGCCCGGTTGAAGGAGAAGGCCCCCGGGGCAACGAGGAGGCCGTCCAGGCGGGAGGCGGCCAGGCGGAGGTTGTGCACTCGGTTGGGGTGGGAGCCCCGGAAGTCCGTCTCCCCCGTGGCCAGGTGCGCCCGCACCCCCAGGGCGTAGAGGTCGCGCAGACTGGGCTTGGGCGGGGTGTAGCGGGCGGGGAGGAGGAAGGTGCGCCTTCCCTCGGCCCAGGCCTTCCGGAAGGCCAACAGGGCCTCCTTCTCGTCAAAGGCCACCCCCACCTTCTCCACCCCCCGCCACTTTCCCCCCATGAGGACGAACCGGGGGGGGCGGGCCTCCCGGGTCCAGGCCTTGAGGAGGGCCTTGAGCTCGGCCTCCGAGGCCACCGGTTGCCGCCTCGAGCCCACGTAGGTCCTGAGCTCCCCCTCCTCAATCGCGTCCTCCTTGAGGACCAAAACCGCCTCGGGGACGGGCTTGACCTCCAGGGCCAAGCCGAAGGAAAAGGCCAAGAAGAGGCCCAGCGCCCTCCCTAGGACCCTCCCGGCCTGGCCTGGGAGGGGGGCGTGGGGCCTACGCCCGAGCGCCGGAGTCCAAGCCCTCATTCCCCGAGTTTACTTCCAGGTAACCACCCTTTCCAGGGGGTGGCGGTGGTGGGGGAAGCCCTCTTCCTTCGGCTGCTTCTCCGCTAGGAGAATACCGAAAGGAGCACGCAGTATCGAGAACGCCCACTCTGTGGTACCATGTGCGTGTGGCTGGAAAGCAGGCCACCCTCACCTACAAAGCGGAAGAAGCTGGTAGGTGGGTTGTGGGGCTAGACCCCAAGCACACACGCCAGGATCGCCCGCTGTGCCGTCACAACGTCCTGGCAGGGGCTCGGACGGAGCCTTCGGGCACGGAGAAGACAAAGGCTGCTCCGTGAGACCCGAGAAGCCCCGTTCTTCAAAACGGGGAGTCGTCACGACCTGAAGGGTCGCCCCCATGCGGGGGGGTTTGCCTAGGCGCTTTATTTTGCAAGGTGATTGGTGCCACTCTTCACTTAATGTTGCCGGGGCCCCCAGCTTGGCTTGCGCCAAGCTGGGGTGGCTTACCGGGGCCCCCGTCCTGGCGCAAGCCAGGATGGGGTGGTATAAGGCCTGCGGCCCGGTAAAGCGCCTCCTCTTCCTCCTCCCGTAGGGGCCGCACCGCCCCCGGGGGCAGGTCCAGGAGCAAGGGCCCCAGGGCCAGGCGCTTCAGGTAAAGGACCCGGTTTCCCCGGGCCAGGAACATGCGCTTCACCTGGTGGAAGCGCCCCTCCCAGAGGACCAGCTCCACCCGGGTGGGGTCCTCGTCCCAGAAAAGCTCGGCGGGAAGGAGCCTCTTCCCGTCCAAAACGAGCCCCTCCCGGAAGGCCCTTCGGTCCTCCTCGGTGGCGGGGAGCTGGAGGTGGACCTGGTAGCGCTTCGCCACCTTGTGCCGGGGGTGGGTGAGGCGGTGGAGGAGGGTCCCGTCCGAGGTGAAGAGGAGGAGGCCCTCCGTGTCCTTGTCCAGCCGCCCCACCGCCTCCACCCGCTCCCGGTGGGCCTCGGGGAGGAGGCGGTAGACGCTCGGCCCCTCGGCCTCGCTCCGGCTGGTCACGTACCCGGAGGGCTTGTGCAGGAGGAAGTGGTGGTGGCGCCGGTAGGCCAAGGGCCTTCCCTCCAGGAAGAGGGGGGCCTGCTCCGGGTCCAGGAGGTGGCCGGGGTCCCTGATGACCTCCTCCCCCACCCGGACCAGGCCCTTCTGGATGAGGCGGCGCACCTCCTTGCGGCTTCCCAAGCCCAGCTGGGCCAGGACCTTGTCCAGCCGCTCTCCCCTCATAGCTCCCAGGCCCCCTCGAGCCAGGCCAAAGCCCCCCTGGCCTCCAGGCGGGCGAACTCTTCCGGCGTGAGCCCCCGGGCCTCCACCCGGCCCTCGCCCAGGCCCTGAAGGAGGGCCAGGCGCTCCAAGGGGTCCTTGGGCAGGCGGGAAGAGACCACCAGAAGGTCTATGTCGCTTTCCAGGTTAAAGCTCCCCCGGGCCACGGAGCCGAAGAGGAAGACCCTGGCCTCCCCCAGGACCCCCCGCACCCGCTCGGCGTAGCGGCGGGCCTCCTGAAGGCGCTCCTCCCACTCCCTGTACCGCCTTTCAAGGGCCCTCGAGGCCTGGGGCCGATGGGCAAGCTCCCGGTCCAAAGGCGCCATCCCCCTTATCCTAAAGGGGATGAGGCTCTACCAGCTGGACAGCTACGCCACCCGGTTCCAATCCCGGGTGGTGCGCTCCTGGAGCGAGGGGGGCCGCCACCTGGCGGTCCTCTCGGAGACCCTCTTCTACCCCGAGTCGGGCGGGCAGCCCTCGGACACCGGCGTCCTGCGGGGCCCCTTCGGGGAGGTGCAGGTCCTCCACGCCTTTGAGGAGGCCAAGGCCACGGGGGACGTGGTCCACGTGCTCTCCGCCCCCGTGCCCGAGGGCGTGGAGGTGGAGGGGGAGGTGGACTGGCCGAGGCGGTACCGGCACATGCAACGCCACACCGCCCAGCACATCCTCTCCCAGGCCTTCCTGCGGGCGGGCGGGTTCCACACGGTGGCGGTGAGCCTGGACGGGCCGGTCTGTACGGTGGACTTCGCCGAGCCTCCGGACGAGGAGGTGGCCCGCCGGGCCGAGGCCCTGGCGGCCTTCGCCGTCTACGCCAACTACCCCATCCGGGCCTTTGAGGTGGACGAGGAGGACCTCCCCCGCTACCCCCTGAGGCGGCCCCCCAAGGCCCGGGGCCGGATCCGGCTTGTGGAGATCGGGGAGTTTGACCTGGCGGCCTGCGGGGGCACCCACCTGCGCAGCTCGGCCGAGGCCGGGCCCATCAAGGTGCTGAAGGTGGAGCGGTACAAGGGGGGAAGCCGGGTCTACTTCACGGCGGGCTGGGAGGCCCTGGAGGACTACGCCCGCAAGCACGACCTCCTCCAGCGCCTGGCCCTGCGCTACTCCACCCAGGCCCTCGAGGTGGAAAAGCCCATCGCCAGGCTCGAGGAAGAGACCTACGCCCTCAAGGGCGAGGTCCAGGCCCTCCGGAAGGCCCTGGCCGAGGCCCTCCTGCCCCGGGCCTTGGAGGAGGGGAGGCTCCTCGTCCCCGAGGAGGTCCTACAGGATCTGGCCAAGGCCCTCCTGGGCTGGCCGAAGACGGTCCTCCTCCTCGCCGAGTCAGGCCGCTTCGCCCTGGTGGGGCCGGAGAAGGAGAGGGTCTTGGAGAGGCTGAGGGCCCTGGGGGCCAAGGGGGGCGGGAAGGAGATCGTAAGCGGGGTCCTGCCCCGGGAGCGGCTGACCGAAGTCTTGGAGGGGATCCATGTTTAGCGGCAAGGGCGTGCTGGTCACGGGAGGGGCCAGGGGGATCGGGCGGGCGGTGGTCCGGGCCTTCGCCCGCGAGGGGGCCAGGGTGGCCCTGTGCGACCTCAGGCCCGAGGGACGGGAGGCGGCCGAGGAGGTGGGCGGGTTCTTCGTCCAGGCCGACCTGGCCGAGGAGCGGGACCGGGTGCGCTTCGTGGAGGCGGCGGCGGAGGCCCTGGGCCGGGTGGACGTCCTGGTGAACAACGCCGCCCTCTCCGCCCCGGGCTCGGCCCTGACGGTGCGGCTTCCCGATTGGCGGCGGGTTCTGGAGGTGAACCTCACCGCCCCCATGCACCTCTCGGCCCTGGCGGCCCGAGAGATGCGGAAGGTGGGGGGTGGGGCCATCGTCAACGTGGCCAGCGTCCAGGG
This genomic stretch from Thermus filiformis harbors:
- a CDS encoding nucleotidyltransferase domain-containing protein — translated: MAPLDRELAHRPQASRALERRYREWEERLQEARRYAERVRGVLGEARVFLFGSVARGSFNLESDIDLLVVSSRLPKDPLERLALLQGLGEGRVEARGLTPEEFARLEARGALAWLEGAWEL
- a CDS encoding pseudouridine synthase, which translates into the protein MRGERLDKVLAQLGLGSRKEVRRLIQKGLVRVGEEVIRDPGHLLDPEQAPLFLEGRPLAYRRHHHFLLHKPSGYVTSRSEAEGPSVYRLLPEAHRERVEAVGRLDKDTEGLLLFTSDGTLLHRLTHPRHKVAKRYQVHLQLPATEEDRRAFREGLVLDGKRLLPAELFWDEDPTRVELVLWEGRFHQVKRMFLARGNRVLYLKRLALGPLLLDLPPGAVRPLREEEEEALYRAAGLIPPHPGLRQDGGPGKPPQLGASQAGGPGNIK
- the topA gene encoding type I DNA topoisomerase, whose amino-acid sequence is MPNPSRPRKEKGVGPARTLVVVESPAKAKSLSKMLGDGFEVRASKGHVADLPERTLGVDVERDFAPTYEVKKEKKEVVEELKKAARGKRVLIATDPDREGEAIGWHLARLLGLDPQEPLRVEFHEITPKVVRQAVQAPRPINQNLVDAQQARRVLDRLLGYNLSPLLSLEFRKRALSAGRVQSVALRLVVEREEEIEAFRPEVYHLVLGRFRVEGQDVEVEARLQEVRGQRLWLGEGEKEGKLHLKEEAQVQALLSELARASYRVGKVEVKERRKSPPPPFTTSTLQQAASSRLGYTASRTMRIAQRLYEGVDLPEGTVGLITYMRTDSVRVSPEAVERAREVIGQVFGREFLPEAPRAYRNKKAGVQDAHEAIRPTDPARTPEAVRKYLSEEEYRLYDLIWRRFLASQMKDALYETTSALLPSLDGAFVFRASGSVLKFEGYLRAWGRGAEEASPEEEPPLPPLLEGSPARLLEARAERKTTEPPPRYTDATLVKTLEELGIGRPSTYAPTLETLEKRAYIRRQGRTLFPTPLGREVVGYLRAHFPRVVAYDFTAQMEDRLDEVEEGRAVWPRVVWEFYAPFLEELSQVPKKTCPRCGRPLELKVSRYGQFLGCTGYPECTYTEPLEKRESEPLEEACPKCGRPLVRKTGRYGRFIACSGYPECDYTRDEAPSTGILCPKCKKGEVLEKRSKRGKPYYRCSEKGCDFLSFYPLLPEACPKCGWNLVQKGKAKACSNPDCPDYAGPSRERKQGPEKPRDWKDLLAFKDRLDSKERAVLEKVDSGSPLTQEEEALFKKALFKLRMAKGRAQKMKA
- a CDS encoding serine-tRNA(Ala) deacylase AlaX; translated protein: MRLYQLDSYATRFQSRVVRSWSEGGRHLAVLSETLFYPESGGQPSDTGVLRGPFGEVQVLHAFEEAKATGDVVHVLSAPVPEGVEVEGEVDWPRRYRHMQRHTAQHILSQAFLRAGGFHTVAVSLDGPVCTVDFAEPPDEEVARRAEALAAFAVYANYPIRAFEVDEEDLPRYPLRRPPKARGRIRLVEIGEFDLAACGGTHLRSSAEAGPIKVLKVERYKGGSRVYFTAGWEALEDYARKHDLLQRLALRYSTQALEVEKPIARLEEETYALKGEVQALRKALAEALLPRALEEGRLLVPEEVLQDLAKALLGWPKTVLLLAESGRFALVGPEKERVLERLRALGAKGGGKEIVSGVLPRERLTEVLEGIHV
- a CDS encoding SDR family NAD(P)-dependent oxidoreductase, translating into MFSGKGVLVTGGARGIGRAVVRAFAREGARVALCDLRPEGREAAEEVGGFFVQADLAEERDRVRFVEAAAEALGRVDVLVNNAALSAPGSALTVRLPDWRRVLEVNLTAPMHLSALAAREMRKVGGGAIVNVASVQGLFAEQENAAYNASKGGLVNLTRSLALDLAPLGIRVNAVAPGAIATEAVLEAILLSEDPEKTRRDWEDLHALRRLGRPEEVAEAVLFLASEKASFITGAILPVDGGMTASFMMAGRPV
- a CDS encoding VanW family protein, with protein sequence MRAWTPALGRRPHAPLPGQAGRVLGRALGLFLAFSFGLALEVKPVPEAVLVLKEDAIEEGELRTYVGSRRQPVASEAELKALLKAWTREARPPRFVLMGGKWRGVEKVGVAFDEKEALLAFRKAWAEGRRTFLLPARYTPPKPSLRDLYALGVRAHLATGETDFRGSHPNRVHNLRLAASRLDGLLVAPGAFSFNRAVGEVSEKTGYKEAYVIVGDRTEQGVGGGLCQVSTTLFRAVYLAGLPILERYPHSYLVRYYTPPGLDASVYQPYRDFRFANDTPGHLYIQVSVQGTKLRFHLFGTKDREVRLEGPTITDRKPPLPERRILDPSLPPGAVKQVDFAAEGMTVVWKRTVRYRDGKERKETLRSTYRPWGAVYLVGPTPESPEGGPAPREGGGEAPLGERPQRGAGEGTARPGGQ